The DNA segment GCTTCTACTCGTCGGCTTTCCAGGACCTGATTGCCGGCGGTTACCTCTCGCCTCAGTCGAAATCGCTGTGCGTGGAAACGCCGAGAGGACGCGACGTCTTCGCCTTGAGGGAGATTGGCGTGAAGGACGCCGTCGGAATCGCACGGAAGGGGGTGAAGCCGCTTGTGAAGTTCGGCCGAGGTGAGCGGATTCCGTTCGGCGATAAAACCTTCGATTTCGTGTTCTCCGGCGAGGACTCATTCGTGCAATCGGCGAAGCCGGTGGAGTTTGCGGCGGAAATCGACCGGACGCTGAAACCGGGAGGGTTCGCGGTGTTCCATTTTGCAAACCCTAAAGATACGTATAGTTTTAATTCGTTCCTTGATTTGTTTAATTGTTTCAGAGTAGTGAAGTTGCATGGCTTAGAAGGGTTTGATTCTTCAATGCCGTATATACGTgaaattgttttgaaaaaagaGTGTGGTGATGGCGCTGGTAAATTTGATTTTGGTGATTCAAACGGAAAATGTTATGTTCCTGGTTATAAGCATGATTTGGTTAAGATTGCTGAGCCTTTGATTTCGGAGGAGCCTTTAAAGCCTTGGATTACTTTGAAAAGGAATGTGAGGAACATAAAGTACCTTCCTTCAATGGTTGATATAAGCTTTAAGAATAGGTATTTGTATGTTGATGTTGGAGCAAGAAGCTATGGCTCTAGCATAGGGTCTTGGTTTAGGAAACAGTACCCTAAGCAGAACAAGACCTTCCATGTGTATGCAATTGAAGCTGATAAGACTTTTCATCAGGAGTATGGGTTGAAGAAGGGGATCACTTTGGTTCCTTATGCTGCCTGGGTGAAGAACGAAACATTGACGTTTGAGATTCATCGTGATCCTGGGGAGCATGTTGATGTTAAAGGAAGAGGGATGGGTAGGATTCGGCCTTTGCAGTTTTTGGGGAAGAAGAACTTTGATGGCGAGGTGGAGAAGATTCAGGGATTCGATTTTGCTGAATGGTTGAAGAAGACTGTTACAAAGAACGATTTTGTTGTGATGAAGATGGATGTTGAGGGTACTGAATTTGATCTGATTCCGAGGTTGTTTAAAACTGGGGCTATATGTTTGATAGATGAAATTTTCCTTGAATGCCATTACAATAGATGGCAGAGATGTTGTCCTGGGCAGAGGAGTTCAAAGTATGAGAAAACATATGATCAATGCTTGCAGCTCTTCAATTCCCTTAGACAAAGTGGAGTTCTTGTTCATCAGTGGTGGTAATTGCCCTACACGATAGGTGAAATTCTATACTCCTTCtgtaacattattttttttaaccttctacatgtttctttttaaaaattttcttCCCTCACTTCATACCCCAGACAATAGAGAAGATCACTATGCTTCAAACCCTTTTCATGTAACAAttgcaattgaaaatgaaatCATTTCTTTAAATCAATGGTATTTGTTGCCGGACTCTTCTTTTTATGGAAATGGGTAATTGGAATCTGtaatctctctctttttttcctcCGAAGTGAATTTAGTTTGTTCAAATTTGGCAGtacttttaaattatagatTGAAATTTATAATTGTTGGGGGGATCATCAGTCAAAAAGGCTCTTATTTTTTCTCGATGTTCCAATTCCCTGGATTGGATGGCGTTGTTCATTGCTTAATTTGAGAATATGGGTGATTTGTGACATTTGATATGTCAATGTCATCGACCTGTACTGTTGTAAGCATATTGCTGAAAATTCAATCAATTGAAAAAGTATCTGGAGTCTGGAGGAAAATATCATCAAATTTCGTATACATCAGGTAGTTCTTTCCTTTGTTTTGTTGAATAATTTTGAATTCTCCAACAAAATCTTCCTAATCTACGAacctataaataaaatattgattgtttcttaagttttcaaaatattagATATACTTActttttcaataatatttttctcaaaGTACTAGGAAGATTTGTATGAGGATGTAGACGGTAGTTTCTGTACCCAATTAGTTTCTCGTTCCTGGTAAATTTTGAGACATAAATGAGTAGAGTCCTAATTTGATACCTGATTATCATCCCCAAGTCTGTACTTTATCGTTCCTTAAATGGTTCTTTATTGTGGTTTCATGGTGTGTTTATTGCGTATGTCATTGATTAACGCCGCAATGTGAGACTCAACCAATGCGTTTTATGTGAGACTTCACCAGTGCAGTCACTA comes from the Phaseolus vulgaris cultivar G19833 chromosome 8, P. vulgaris v2.0, whole genome shotgun sequence genome and includes:
- the LOC137827247 gene encoding uncharacterized protein; this translates as MENSAGKPGSLRNLFIRFLLFGVLIIGVRFAYLIAVAGESCSIGDFCFFSLPETLSLVIAGTGPLAVESVSGGSSLQPEAYTSKDWISGVRFYSSAFQDLIAGGYLSPQSKSLCVETPRGRDVFALREIGVKDAVGIARKGVKPLVKFGRGERIPFGDKTFDFVFSGEDSFVQSAKPVEFAAEIDRTLKPGGFAVFHFANPKDTYSFNSFLDLFNCFRVVKLHGLEGFDSSMPYIREIVLKKECGDGAGKFDFGDSNGKCYVPGYKHDLVKIAEPLISEEPLKPWITLKRNVRNIKYLPSMVDISFKNRYLYVDVGARSYGSSIGSWFRKQYPKQNKTFHVYAIEADKTFHQEYGLKKGITLVPYAAWVKNETLTFEIHRDPGEHVDVKGRGMGRIRPLQFLGKKNFDGEVEKIQGFDFAEWLKKTVTKNDFVVMKMDVEGTEFDLIPRLFKTGAICLIDEIFLECHYNRWQRCCPGQRSSKYEKTYDQCLQLFNSLRQSGVLVHQWW